The DNA segment GTCAGTCGACCTGACGACCGCGCCGGTACGCGACGGCGACCAGCTCGTCGGCGCCGTCATGACCTTCACCGACCGGCGTCCGTACGACACGCTCGTCAAGGAGAAGGAAGAGACCGAGCGGCAGCACGCCGAGGAACTGGAGCGGCTCGACGAGGAGCACGCCTCCGAGCTCACCGCCCTGCGCCAGAACCACGTCCGCGAGCTGGAGGAACTGCAGGAGGCCCACACCGAGGAACTCGCCGCGAACGAGGAGCGGTACGCCGCGCTCGGCGAGCGGGAGAAGGACCGCTTCGAGGCCCTCACCGGCCGGCACGAGCAGTTGCTGACGCTGCTCGGGCAGTCACTCAGGAGCCCGCTGGAGGAACTCCGCCGCGACCTGACCGCGCTGGCCGCCGACGACGCCGGACAGCTGTGGCCCGAGGCCAACCAGGTGCTCCACCACCTGTCGGCCGGCTACTCCCGGATCACCACTCTCATCGACAACGTCCTCGGCTTCCAGCGGCTCGACTCCGGAACAGAGAAGATCACCCGTACGAAGGTGATGCTCGACGCCGTCGTCGCCGCCGGTGTCGACGGGGCCGTGGAACTCATCGGGCCCGGCCGGGTGCAGTTCGCCGTGCACGCGCCGCCCATCGAGGCCGAGGTCGACGCGCACCTGCTCGCCACCGCCCTCGCCCACCTCGTCGCGGATGTCGCGGGCGTCGACGCCACCGGCAACACTCCCGTGTCGGCGGGCGGTTATCTGGACAACACGGTCGTGGTCGCGGCGGCACAGCGCGGCGAGGTCGTACGCATCGAGGTGCGCGGGCCGTACAGCGGCGGCGACCCGGTGCACGAACCGATCGTGCGCGGGATCGTACGGGCGCACGGCGGTGTGCTGCAGACGCACGAGGTACCGGGGATGAGCGGCAGCGCGTTCGTCCTCGAGGTGCCCATCGGGGCCGGTGCGGGTGTGGTCGCCGCAGGCCAGGCGCCCGCTCAGCTCGCTCTGCCCGCTGGAGCACCCGCGGCCGAGGGGCAGGGCGTGGCACCGGTGCCCGGAGCCGCGCCAGGCGCGGCTCCGGCCGAGGAGGCTGCCGCGGGCGGTCAGCGGGGTTCCGGTGGCGGACGGCGGAGGGCCCGGCGGTCCTCGGTGGACGCGTTCCTGGACAGCAAGGTGCCGGGGGCCGACGACGACTCCGGCGCCGGTACGGACGCCACGGCACCCACCGGCCGGCGCAGGCGCCGGGCGTCCGCGGAGCCCGTACAGCCCGTACAGGTTCCGGCTCAGGCGTCCGGCGGGACCGGACGGCGACGCGGTCGGCCGGCCGAGGGCTCGGAGGCCGCTGCTGCCGCCGTCGGCCCGGGTGCGGGTGGGGTCGTCGGCCCGGCCGGTGCGATCGGCTCCGGGTCCGGTGTGTCCGAGGGGGCCGTTGTCACGGCCGCCGAGTACGCGGCGGGGTCCGCCGCCTCGAACACCGGGCTGGGCGGGACCGTACCGCCGCAGGGCGTGCCCGTCCCCGCCGGGGGGCAGCGTGCCCGGCAGGCCTCCGGTGAGCAGCACGCCCTGCCGCCCGCGTTGCCCGCGGTGGGCGGCGGGGACGGAACGGCCGGTGTCTCCCAGGGGCAGGGGCCTGACCAGGGGGAAGGGCAACAGGCTCAGGCAGCCGGGCGACGCCGGCGTGTGCTGGCGGCGGCGACCGAGCGGGCGGCGGCGCAGGAGGCCGCGCCCCGTACGGTGTTCGCCCTGCCGCCCGCCGAGCCGGACCAGGGGGAACAGGCCGGGGCCGTCGACGTGGTCGGGCAGAGCCCGGCGCAGGGGCCGGCACAGGGCCCGGTTCCCGTGACGGCGCCCGGACCGGCTGCTTCCGGGGCCGCGCCGATCGACGGGGGGCGCCATGACGCCGCCCCTCACGACCAGTCTGACGATCACACTCCTCCGCAGCCGCACCCCACCAGCGCCCCGACGGGCCGCCGCCGACGGGCCGCCGCCCAGCCCGCCGAGCAGGGCACGGCGCCTTCGCCGGCGCAGGCCGCTCAGGCTCCGGCATCGGGGGTTCCGGTTCAGGCCCCGGGGGGCCCGGCCGGAGGTCCCGCTCAGCCGGTTCCCGTACCGGTCGCGCCGGTGCAGGGTGCTGCACCGCAGGGAGCGGCCCTTCCGTCGGGCGCTCCGCCGCAGGACATCACGGTGCAGGGGCACATGGCCGCCGTCCCGGGACAGCTGCCGCAGGCACAGGCGCCGGGGCAGGCATCCCACGATCAGCTCCAGGCGGCTTCCGCCGGACAGCCGTTGCCCCAGCCGACAGCGCTACCGCCCGCTGCCCGGGAACAGCCCTCGGCGCAGGGACAGGCGCAGCCCGTCGCTCCGGCCGCGGAGCAGCCCGCCTCCGTGGCCCAGCCGCTGCCGGCCGAGGCCGCGCCTGGGCAAGGAACTCCTCCGCAGGGCGACCCGTCCGCGCGGCCTCCGTGGCCCGCCCCCGGTGACACCTCCGGCGCCGGAACTCCCGTACCGCCGAACGGCATGCCGGCGCCGACGCCCGCGCCGGCCGCCCCGCTGCCTCCCGAGAGCGCGACGCCCGCGCAACGGACCGCTCAGCCGCTCCCCGTCGAAACGGCGGCACCGTCGGTGCCGGTGGACCCGAACTCGACCCAGGGGCGTGCGTTCAGTGTGCGCACGCTGGGGCAGGGCGTGCCGTTCACCCGGCAGGCCGCCCAGGTCCAGCAGCCGCTGCCGTCGGCCACGCCGCCCCCGCATCAGCCGGGCGGCTCGGGCCGCCGCCGCAAGCTCGGTACACGCCCCGAGCCGGCCGCGGGCCAGGAGCAGAGCGCGCACCCGTACCCGGCGACCGGCTCCGCCCCCACCCAGCGGCAGGCCCAGGCAGTGCCCCAGACCCCCGCCCGCGCCCAGGCGCCCGCGCAGACACCGCCCCCGCAGCCCCCGTCACAGACCCAGCCGCAGCACTCGATCGCCGGTCAACCGGGCCAGCCGGGCCAGTCGCGGCTCGCACCCACGACCGAGGGCACGGGACGCTCGTACGCCATAGGAGCACCGGACGCGGACGCGGCCGAGGGGCCCGAGCCGCTGGACGGTCCGGGCGGGGCCGTCGAGGTGGCGGACCTCCCTCGTCCGCAGCCGATGGACGACGAACTGCCGCCTGAGCCCTTGGACAACCCGCGTCGGCTGCTGGTGTGGCCCGCGCCGGACGTCGCCACACAGCAGGCGCTGAGCGACCGCGGCTACCGGCCGGTGATCGTGCACTCGCGTGAGGAGGTCGACGCCCAGATCGCGGCGTTCCCCGCCGCGCTGTTCGTGGACCCGCTGACCGGGCCGATCACCCGTACGGCGCTCCAGTCGCTGCGGACGGCGGCGGTGGCCGCCGACGTACCGGTGCTCGTCACGGCCGGACTGGGGCAGGCCTCGCGCGACGCCGCCTACGGCGCCGATCCCGCGGTACTGCTGAAGGCCCTCGCGCCGCGGGACAGCGAGCAGCATCCGCCGCGGGTGCTGCTGATCGAGGAGCACGCGGAGATCGCGCTCGCGCTGACCGGAACGCTGGAGCGGCGCGGCATGCAGGTCGCGCGGGCCGCGGGCGACGCGGACGCGGTGGCGCTGGCGGGGCAGTTCCGGCCGAACCTGGTGGTGATGGACCTGATGCAGGTACGCCGTCAGCAGGCCGGGATCGTCGACTGGCTGCGGGCGAACGGGCAGCTCACCCGCACCCCGCTCGTCGTCTACACCGCCACCGTCGACCAGGGGGACCTGCCTCGGCTGGCCTCCGGCGAGACGGTGCTGTTCCTCGCGGAACGCTCCACGAGCGACGAGGTGCAGGACAGGATCGTCGACCTGCTGGCCCGCATCGGCACCAACTGAGGCACGCCGGTCCGTACCGGGGGTGCCGCGCCTTGCCTCCGGGCGTATGCCGACGCGGCCCCGCGCACGTCGGCCCGGTGGTCGACCGGCGCATGCGGGGCGCTTCACAGTGCGTCCGGCGCGCGCCGAGGTGCGCGCCGGAGCCCGTCAGAGCTGGGTGATGTCCAGTGTGCCCTCGGCGTACTGCCTGCGCAGCACCTTCTTGTCGAACTTGCCGACGCTCGTCTTCGGCACCGACTCGATCACGGTCCAGCGCTCGGGCAGCTGCCACTTGGCGATCCTGCCCTCGCCGGCGAGGAACTCGCGCAGCGTGGCGAAGCCTGCGGTGGAGCCCTCCTTGAGGACGACGGTGGCCAGCGGGCGCTCGCCCCACCTGTCGTCCGGGACGGCAACGACGGCGGCCTCGGCGACGTCCGGGTGAGCCATCAGCGCGTTCTCCAGATCGACGGAGGAGATCCACTCGCCGCCGGACTTGATGACGTCCTTGGCCCGGTCGGTGAGGGTGAGGAAGCCGTCGGGCGAGATCGTGCCGACGTCCCCGGTCTTCAGCCAGCCGTCCTCGCTGAACTTGTCCGCGGGGCGCAGGGGTTCGGCCTCGGTACCGTTGTAGTAGGCGCCGGCGATCCAGGGGCCGCGCACCTCCAGCTC comes from the Streptomyces sp. KMM 9044 genome and includes:
- a CDS encoding hybrid sensor histidine kinase/response regulator, with translation MSSRPSRGTARLAAILDALPDALVLVNANGTVVNANTIALEAFETPGTALVGRGLLDLLPEFDSKLIPGSMRRPDHIDPRARTKPTRMVARRTDGTEFPVEVTSANLETGQQAYDNYGYAGDELLMLVVRDLSGTVDTEAELARSQRQTEMILRAAAEGVVGTDTDGRIVLVNPAAAQMLGYRASDLGGRELHTLILHSRADGSPFPYGESPLADTLRSGRKHRVRGQVLYSKSGDRVSVDLTTAPVRDGDQLVGAVMTFTDRRPYDTLVKEKEETERQHAEELERLDEEHASELTALRQNHVRELEELQEAHTEELAANEERYAALGEREKDRFEALTGRHEQLLTLLGQSLRSPLEELRRDLTALAADDAGQLWPEANQVLHHLSAGYSRITTLIDNVLGFQRLDSGTEKITRTKVMLDAVVAAGVDGAVELIGPGRVQFAVHAPPIEAEVDAHLLATALAHLVADVAGVDATGNTPVSAGGYLDNTVVVAAAQRGEVVRIEVRGPYSGGDPVHEPIVRGIVRAHGGVLQTHEVPGMSGSAFVLEVPIGAGAGVVAAGQAPAQLALPAGAPAAEGQGVAPVPGAAPGAAPAEEAAAGGQRGSGGGRRRARRSSVDAFLDSKVPGADDDSGAGTDATAPTGRRRRRASAEPVQPVQVPAQASGGTGRRRGRPAEGSEAAAAAVGPGAGGVVGPAGAIGSGSGVSEGAVVTAAEYAAGSAASNTGLGGTVPPQGVPVPAGGQRARQASGEQHALPPALPAVGGGDGTAGVSQGQGPDQGEGQQAQAAGRRRRVLAAATERAAAQEAAPRTVFALPPAEPDQGEQAGAVDVVGQSPAQGPAQGPVPVTAPGPAASGAAPIDGGRHDAAPHDQSDDHTPPQPHPTSAPTGRRRRAAAQPAEQGTAPSPAQAAQAPASGVPVQAPGGPAGGPAQPVPVPVAPVQGAAPQGAALPSGAPPQDITVQGHMAAVPGQLPQAQAPGQASHDQLQAASAGQPLPQPTALPPAAREQPSAQGQAQPVAPAAEQPASVAQPLPAEAAPGQGTPPQGDPSARPPWPAPGDTSGAGTPVPPNGMPAPTPAPAAPLPPESATPAQRTAQPLPVETAAPSVPVDPNSTQGRAFSVRTLGQGVPFTRQAAQVQQPLPSATPPPHQPGGSGRRRKLGTRPEPAAGQEQSAHPYPATGSAPTQRQAQAVPQTPARAQAPAQTPPPQPPSQTQPQHSIAGQPGQPGQSRLAPTTEGTGRSYAIGAPDADAAEGPEPLDGPGGAVEVADLPRPQPMDDELPPEPLDNPRRLLVWPAPDVATQQALSDRGYRPVIVHSREEVDAQIAAFPAALFVDPLTGPITRTALQSLRTAAVAADVPVLVTAGLGQASRDAAYGADPAVLLKALAPRDSEQHPPRVLLIEEHAEIALALTGTLERRGMQVARAAGDADAVALAGQFRPNLVVMDLMQVRRQQAGIVDWLRANGQLTRTPLVVYTATVDQGDLPRLASGETVLFLAERSTSDEVQDRIVDLLARIGTN